The following are encoded together in the Gammaproteobacteria bacterium genome:
- a CDS encoding putative 2-aminoethylphosphonate ABC transporter permease subunit, whose translation MTESATIASSAAPLIKPRTSKDDRIMVGFILVICLYLLIALAFPLYAMLSKSFSTYAFDLTNFEFQVNTGDGWGEPFSAAAQNDKIQKFEPEDLVTSSDGRLAPTEFFPDFSFRSPTMYRLRQVRGDTSFLFGTERVDDTDWHEYSSNDFRRIVIRASADIGLDNFRTYFSTPALFRSIENSIFISVLSTIITVSLAFWFAYALNRSTMRFKGLFRLIAMIPILVPSLLPGIGLVYLFGNQGMIKGLLLGESIYGPIGIVLGSVFFTFPHALIIITTALAISDGRLYEAATALRASRWRTFWTVTIPGARYGLISAAFVVFNLVITDFGLPKVIGGQYNMLAVDIYKQVIGQQNFEMGAVVSVVLLIPALLAFSIDRYVQKKQVAQLSARSVPYTPKPHKQFDRICLAYCSLIAIFIVGLIAVCQYAALIKFWPYNLSLSLGNYNFEVMDGGGWNSYTNSIQLGLYTALAGTVIVFVGAYMVEKINGFFTTRSAFQFLAMMPMAIPGMVLGLAYIFFFNNPDNPLNAIYGTLAIMVICTVTHFYTVSHLTAVTALKQMDREFESVAASLKQPFHKLLSKVTVPVCLPSILDISIYLFVNAMTTVSAVIFLYSPDTTLASVAVLNMDDAGDVAPAAAMGMMIFYTNVAARLIHQFVSRKLVRRTQAWRIN comes from the coding sequence ATGACGGAGTCCGCAACCATCGCGTCTAGCGCCGCACCGCTGATCAAGCCCAGAACCAGCAAGGATGACCGCATCATGGTCGGCTTTATACTGGTCATCTGCCTTTACCTGTTGATTGCGCTCGCATTTCCGCTTTACGCGATGCTGTCGAAATCATTTTCGACTTATGCTTTCGATCTCACCAACTTCGAGTTTCAGGTCAATACCGGTGATGGTTGGGGCGAGCCCTTCAGCGCGGCAGCGCAGAACGACAAAATACAGAAGTTCGAGCCCGAGGACCTGGTCACCAGTTCCGACGGTCGTCTCGCCCCGACCGAGTTCTTCCCCGACTTCAGTTTCCGCAGCCCGACAATGTACAGGCTCAGGCAGGTCAGGGGTGATACCTCTTTTCTGTTCGGCACCGAGCGCGTCGACGACACCGACTGGCACGAGTACAGCTCGAACGATTTCAGGCGAATCGTGATACGTGCCTCGGCCGACATCGGTCTCGACAACTTCCGCACTTACTTTTCAACGCCTGCGCTGTTTCGCTCGATCGAAAACTCGATATTCATATCAGTGCTGAGCACCATCATTACCGTCAGCCTCGCATTCTGGTTCGCTTACGCGCTGAATCGCAGCACGATGCGTTTCAAGGGGCTGTTCAGACTGATCGCGATGATTCCGATCCTGGTACCGTCACTGCTGCCCGGGATCGGGCTGGTTTACCTGTTCGGTAACCAGGGCATGATCAAGGGTTTACTGCTGGGCGAGTCGATTTACGGGCCCATCGGTATTGTCCTGGGGTCGGTGTTTTTCACCTTCCCGCACGCGCTGATCATTATCACCACCGCGCTGGCAATTTCCGACGGGCGCCTGTACGAGGCTGCGACCGCGCTACGCGCAAGCCGTTGGAGAACTTTCTGGACCGTGACCATTCCGGGCGCGCGTTACGGACTGATCTCGGCCGCGTTCGTCGTGTTCAACCTGGTGATTACCGATTTCGGCCTGCCCAAGGTTATCGGTGGGCAATACAACATGCTCGCGGTCGATATTTACAAACAGGTCATCGGCCAGCAAAACTTCGAGATGGGCGCGGTGGTTTCGGTAGTGCTACTGATCCCGGCCTTGCTGGCTTTCAGTATCGACCGCTACGTGCAAAAGAAACAGGTGGCACAGTTATCGGCACGCTCGGTACCATACACACCCAAGCCGCACAAGCAGTTCGACCGGATCTGCCTCGCCTACTGCTCGCTGATCGCGATTTTTATCGTCGGTCTGATCGCGGTTTGCCAGTACGCGGCATTGATAAAATTCTGGCCCTACAACCTGAGCCTGAGCCTGGGCAACTATAATTTCGAAGTCATGGACGGCGGCGGCTGGAATTCCTATACCAACTCGATTCAGCTCGGACTCTATACCGCGCTGGCGGGAACGGTTATCGTATTCGTCGGCGCCTACATGGTCGAGAAGATCAACGGGTTTTTCACCACGCGCTCGGCCTTCCAGTTCCTCGCGATGATGCCAATGGCGATCCCCGGCATGGTGCTCGGCCTCGCCTATATCTTTTTCTTCAACAATCCCGATAACCCGTTAAATGCGATTTACGGAACGCTTGCGATCATGGTGATCTGCACCGTCACCCACTTTTACACGGTATCGCACCTGACCGCAGTCACCGCGTTGAAACAAATGGACCGGGAGTTCGAGTCGGTCGCCGCTTCGCTGAAACAGCCGTTCCACAAGTTGCTTTCGAAAGTGACGGTACCGGTGTGCCTGCCGTCGATCCTGGATATATCGATCTACCTGTTCGTCAACGCGATGACGACCGTGTCGGCTGTTATTTTTCTGTATTCGCCGGACACCACGCTGGCCTCGGTGGCGGTACTCAACATGGATGACGCCGGTGATGTTGCTCCCGCCGCGGCGATGGGCATGATGATCTTCTATACCAATGTCGCTGCGCGCCTGATTCACCAGTTCGTCTCACGCAAGCTGGTGCGCCGAACCCAGGCCTGGCGCATTAACTAG
- a CDS encoding aspartate aminotransferase family protein produces the protein MSITHKQSPERSEGDVNLSPRRSAWAENHLDENTEAMLAEDAKYFLHQSLSTPCLNAIRASQGIYLEDVQGRKIMDFHGNSVHQVGHGHPRVIAAIKAQLDTLPFCPRRYTNQVAIDLARRLVELAPGELSKVLFAPGGTSAIGMALKLARYATGRHKTVSMWDSFHGASLDAISIGGEALFRKDVGPLLPGTEHIPPPTRGKCLFNCEDEQHSGCLEYLEYLFDMQGDVAALIAEPMRWTTVEPPPPGYWKKVREICDRHGVLLIFDEIPSALGRTGKMFVCEHFDVVPDMLVIGKGFGGGVFPMAALITTAALDIVGDRALGHYTHEKSSVGCAAALATLDCLQQDGLIENSIELGRHALARLQTMQNKLPIIHEVRGLGLHLGIELRRNGEAACDEADTVLYHSLSQGLSYKVGGGCVLTLCPPMTITRQELDQALDIVEAGIRSLD, from the coding sequence ATGTCCATAACCCATAAACAATCACCCGAACGCTCCGAAGGCGACGTCAACCTGTCGCCACGCCGATCGGCCTGGGCGGAGAACCATCTGGACGAAAACACCGAGGCAATGCTCGCCGAGGACGCCAAATATTTTCTGCACCAGTCGCTGTCGACGCCCTGTCTGAATGCAATCCGGGCAAGCCAGGGAATTTACCTCGAAGATGTCCAGGGCAGAAAAATCATGGACTTTCACGGTAACAGCGTACACCAGGTCGGCCATGGTCATCCGCGTGTGATAGCGGCGATCAAGGCACAGCTCGATACCCTGCCCTTTTGTCCGCGACGCTATACCAACCAGGTCGCTATCGACCTGGCACGACGCCTGGTCGAACTGGCGCCCGGGGAACTCAGCAAGGTGCTGTTTGCACCCGGCGGCACCTCGGCGATCGGCATGGCCCTGAAACTGGCACGTTACGCCACCGGGCGGCACAAGACCGTATCCATGTGGGACAGTTTTCACGGTGCATCGCTGGACGCAATTTCGATCGGTGGCGAGGCCCTGTTTCGAAAGGATGTCGGCCCGTTGTTGCCGGGTACCGAGCATATCCCGCCGCCGACCCGCGGTAAATGCCTGTTTAACTGTGAAGACGAACAGCACAGTGGTTGCCTCGAATACCTGGAATACCTGTTCGATATGCAGGGCGACGTCGCCGCGCTGATCGCCGAGCCGATGCGCTGGACCACGGTCGAACCACCACCACCCGGGTATTGGAAAAAAGTCCGTGAAATCTGCGATCGCCATGGCGTCTTGCTGATATTCGATGAAATTCCTTCGGCGCTGGGACGCACCGGGAAAATGTTCGTCTGTGAACACTTCGACGTCGTGCCCGACATGCTGGTAATCGGCAAGGGATTCGGCGGTGGCGTATTCCCGATGGCGGCCCTGATCACGACCGCGGCGCTCGACATAGTCGGTGACCGTGCACTCGGGCATTATACCCATGAAAAAAGTTCGGTCGGTTGCGCCGCTGCCCTTGCGACACTGGACTGCCTGCAGCAAGATGGCTTGATCGAAAATTCGATCGAACTGGGCAGGCATGCACTCGCAAGGCTGCAGACGATGCAAAATAAACTGCCGATTATTCACGAGGTGCGCGGCCTCGGGCTGCATCTTGGGATCGAGTTACGTCGCAATGGCGAAGCCGCCTGCGATGAGGCTGATACGGTGCTCTACCACTCGCTGTCGCAGGGTCTCAGTTACAAAGTTGGCGGCGGCTGCGTGTTGACGTTGTGCCCACCAATGACGATTACAAGGCAGGAACTGGACCAGGCGCTGGATATTGTCGAAGCTGGCATCAGATCACTTGATTGA
- a CDS encoding FAD-dependent oxidoreductase — protein MSTQIPERASAVVIGGGVIGSSVTYHLAKLGWTDVVQLERNQFSCGTTWHAAGLVGTMRANESQARLCEYSMAVLTELEAETGQSTGFKQVGSLSIAHSEARFEELKRVAAMNNAFGVTRVDIITPDEIKALYPYLETGDLLGGSWVAQDGTASPVDVTQAFVKGARGRGALCLEGVRVTGISQANGQVTGVVTDQGEIKADYVVNCAGLWGREVGRMAGVNVPLHACEHYYAHTEKLDDLPSNLPVMRDHDRCAYYREDAGSLLVGAFEPNAVPWGQNGIPLDFAFEELEGHMEEQFMPVLEHAMHRVPMLADVGWRSFFCGPESFTPDDQFHMGEAPELKNFYVACGLNSVGIQTSGGLGRALADWMHLGHAPMDLWGNDIRRMFPFQSSQHYIENRVTETLGLLYDHHYPYKQMETARNLRHSPLHERLVAHNACFGEAAGWERPNWFAPDGVEPKYEYSFGKQNWFEHSAAEHKAAREKVVLFDQSSFSKYLVQGRDAVRVLQRISSADVDVAPGRMVYTHWLNERGGIEADLTVTRIAEDQFWVISGAAQTIKDLQWLKSHIREDEFCCVSDITNAWAMLGVMGPDSRALLSETLNHDLSTESFPFGDFQPVELGMSRAWAARVSYVGELGWELYIPVDQARHGFDFLWQKGESHGLKLAGMHALNSCRIEKKFIHYGHDVAEVDTPLECGMGFVCAFDKDIPFIGRDAILKQQETNGFMYKRLVQFLLQDPEAMLYHHEPILRDGVIVGHLTSGDYGHTLGAAVGLGYIEVEEEITKDYIDSGHFEIDVGGYHVTAKASLSAMYDPKAERMRG, from the coding sequence ATGTCTACGCAAATTCCCGAACGTGCCAGTGCGGTCGTCATCGGCGGCGGCGTTATCGGTTCCAGCGTTACCTACCATCTAGCCAAGCTGGGCTGGACCGACGTGGTGCAGCTCGAGCGCAACCAGTTCAGCTGCGGCACGACCTGGCACGCGGCCGGCCTGGTCGGCACCATGCGTGCCAACGAATCGCAGGCGCGGCTGTGCGAATACTCGATGGCGGTACTGACCGAACTCGAGGCTGAAACCGGTCAGTCGACCGGGTTCAAGCAGGTTGGCTCATTGTCGATTGCACACAGCGAGGCGCGTTTCGAGGAATTGAAACGCGTTGCGGCGATGAACAATGCGTTTGGTGTAACCCGGGTCGATATCATCACCCCGGATGAAATAAAGGCGCTTTATCCCTACCTCGAGACCGGCGATTTGCTCGGCGGCAGCTGGGTTGCGCAGGATGGAACCGCGAGCCCGGTCGATGTGACCCAGGCCTTCGTCAAAGGCGCGCGTGGACGCGGTGCACTGTGTCTCGAGGGTGTGCGCGTGACCGGCATTAGCCAGGCCAACGGCCAAGTTACCGGCGTCGTCACCGACCAGGGTGAAATCAAGGCCGATTACGTGGTCAATTGTGCTGGTTTATGGGGGCGCGAAGTCGGTCGCATGGCCGGTGTCAACGTGCCACTGCATGCCTGCGAACATTATTACGCGCACACTGAAAAGCTCGACGACCTGCCATCCAATCTGCCGGTAATGCGCGATCACGATCGCTGCGCCTATTACCGCGAGGATGCCGGCAGCCTGCTGGTAGGCGCATTCGAACCGAACGCGGTTCCGTGGGGACAAAATGGTATTCCACTCGATTTCGCATTCGAAGAACTCGAGGGCCACATGGAAGAGCAATTCATGCCGGTGCTCGAACATGCGATGCACCGGGTACCGATGCTGGCCGACGTCGGTTGGCGCAGTTTTTTCTGTGGCCCGGAAAGCTTTACCCCGGACGACCAGTTCCACATGGGCGAAGCACCCGAGCTGAAGAATTTCTACGTGGCCTGCGGACTCAACTCGGTCGGTATCCAGACCTCCGGCGGCCTCGGCCGCGCGCTGGCCGACTGGATGCACCTAGGGCATGCGCCGATGGACCTGTGGGGTAACGATATCCGCCGCATGTTCCCGTTCCAGTCGTCCCAGCATTACATCGAGAATCGCGTTACCGAAACGCTCGGCCTGCTGTACGACCATCACTACCCCTACAAGCAGATGGAAACCGCGCGTAACCTGCGTCATTCGCCGCTGCACGAACGGCTGGTTGCGCACAATGCCTGCTTCGGTGAGGCCGCCGGCTGGGAGCGCCCCAACTGGTTTGCGCCCGACGGTGTCGAGCCCAAATACGAGTACAGTTTCGGCAAGCAGAACTGGTTCGAACACAGCGCCGCTGAACACAAAGCAGCGCGTGAAAAGGTCGTGCTGTTCGATCAAAGCTCTTTTTCCAAGTACCTGGTGCAGGGACGCGATGCGGTCAGGGTATTGCAGCGAATTTCGAGCGCCGATGTCGACGTGGCACCCGGGCGCATGGTTTACACGCACTGGCTGAACGAGCGCGGCGGAATCGAGGCTGACCTGACCGTAACCCGCATCGCCGAGGATCAGTTCTGGGTCATCAGCGGCGCGGCACAAACCATCAAGGACCTGCAGTGGCTGAAATCGCATATCCGCGAAGACGAATTCTGCTGCGTCAGCGATATCACCAATGCCTGGGCGATGCTCGGCGTAATGGGCCCGGATAGCCGAGCCCTGTTGAGCGAGACCCTGAACCACGATTTGAGCACCGAAAGTTTTCCGTTCGGCGATTTCCAGCCGGTCGAGCTCGGCATGTCACGCGCCTGGGCGGCTCGCGTCTCCTACGTCGGTGAACTGGGCTGGGAGCTTTATATCCCGGTCGACCAGGCCCGCCACGGTTTCGACTTCCTGTGGCAAAAGGGCGAGAGCCACGGCCTGAAACTCGCCGGTATGCACGCTCTGAATTCGTGCCGTATCGAAAAGAAATTCATCCACTATGGGCACGACGTCGCCGAGGTGGATACGCCACTCGAATGCGGCATGGGCTTTGTTTGCGCGTTCGACAAGGATATCCCGTTCATCGGTCGCGACGCGATCCTGAAGCAGCAAGAAACCAACGGCTTCATGTACAAGCGCCTGGTGCAATTCCTGCTGCAGGATCCCGAGGCAATGCTGTATCACCACGAACCGATTCTGCGCGACGGTGTCATCGTCGGGCACCTGACCTCGGGTGACTACGGGCACACGCTCGGCGCTGCGGTTGGCCTCGGTTACATCGAGGTCGAGGAAGAAATCACCAAGGATTACATCGATTCGGGACATTTTGAAATTGATGTCGGCGGTTATCACGTCACGGCCAAGGCTTCTCTAAGTGCGATGTATGATCCCAAAGCCGAACGCATGCGGGGTTGA
- a CDS encoding FAD-dependent oxidoreductase: MNTASVETLDGMHFDVAIIGAGINGASAAQHLSAAGYRVLVVDQGDFADGATSRSSRLLHCGLRHLASGSNFWKTLLHPGHLARSMGTVRADMLARDDIVRTIPDRLKPINFCLPIYTDDAYAPWQLDVAFAVLRMMSPAGVPLDYQRYNRKQLDQFPIASWLRDPDRLKSVAVFREYLFDWPERIALDALFDARRMGAQINNYTRVEHLQRVEPESRWQLTLSSTAHSEPSGLTVIGENVQVTADLVLNLAGAWVDDIISRTGNNVEPKCTSIKGIHIAVHLPDEFADWGVFAYNSIGQPLYCLPSNGMHYIGLTRSPVDGGPMYRNITEVAATDREIDWMITETNRCLPQLAITRDDILFSWAGVNPLTRDTEDPLGSREIKIHDLAADGLPNMLALTAGSIMTHRRVAKRLLRAVSNRVTPSASSQDPNFHWAFTTDEKNAPRIESDAFSVSSAAVKRCAREEQPGSLADLLMRRLGAGWSSDQGLALARPVAEAVAHDLGWSEARIDNEVQAYERHLKTARRRPGSLSM; this comes from the coding sequence ATGAACACAGCTTCCGTCGAAACACTTGATGGAATGCATTTCGATGTGGCGATTATCGGGGCGGGTATCAACGGCGCCAGCGCGGCGCAACACCTCAGCGCGGCCGGCTACCGGGTACTGGTCGTCGACCAGGGAGATTTCGCCGATGGCGCGACTAGCCGCTCGAGCCGTCTGCTGCACTGCGGGTTGCGCCACCTGGCAAGCGGCTCGAATTTCTGGAAAACATTACTGCATCCAGGCCACCTGGCCCGATCGATGGGTACGGTCCGCGCCGATATGCTGGCCCGCGACGATATCGTTCGCACTATTCCTGACCGGCTAAAACCGATTAATTTTTGCCTGCCGATTTATACCGACGACGCTTATGCGCCCTGGCAACTGGATGTGGCATTTGCGGTTTTGCGCATGATGAGCCCTGCCGGCGTGCCGCTCGATTATCAGCGTTATAACCGTAAACAGCTGGACCAGTTTCCCATCGCTTCGTGGTTGCGCGATCCCGACCGACTTAAAAGCGTCGCGGTGTTTCGCGAGTACCTGTTCGACTGGCCAGAAAGGATCGCGCTCGATGCGCTGTTCGACGCGCGCCGCATGGGGGCGCAGATTAATAACTACACGCGAGTCGAGCATCTGCAACGAGTTGAGCCGGAAAGCCGTTGGCAATTGACGCTGTCTTCGACGGCACACAGTGAGCCATCAGGACTAACGGTCATCGGTGAAAATGTGCAGGTGACGGCTGACCTGGTGCTTAATCTCGCCGGCGCCTGGGTCGACGATATTATCAGCAGGACAGGGAATAACGTCGAGCCCAAATGCACCAGTATTAAGGGCATTCACATTGCCGTTCACCTGCCGGACGAATTCGCCGATTGGGGCGTGTTCGCTTATAACAGTATCGGCCAGCCGCTTTACTGTCTGCCATCGAACGGCATGCATTATATTGGTCTCACGCGCTCACCTGTTGACGGCGGTCCGATGTATCGGAATATCACGGAGGTGGCGGCCACGGATCGGGAAATTGACTGGATGATCACTGAAACCAACCGTTGCCTGCCGCAACTGGCCATCACACGCGACGATATCCTGTTCAGCTGGGCCGGGGTCAATCCGCTGACCCGGGATACCGAAGATCCTCTGGGGAGCCGTGAAATCAAGATTCATGACCTGGCCGCCGACGGTTTGCCCAACATGCTGGCCCTGACTGCTGGGTCGATCATGACCCACCGGCGCGTGGCAAAGCGATTGCTGCGCGCGGTTTCGAATCGTGTTACTCCGTCGGCTTCATCGCAGGATCCAAATTTTCATTGGGCTTTTACCACAGATGAAAAAAATGCCCCCCGGATCGAGAGCGATGCTTTCAGCGTAAGTTCGGCAGCGGTCAAGCGCTGTGCGCGCGAAGAACAGCCGGGTAGCCTGGCCGATTTATTGATGCGCCGGCTCGGCGCCGGCTGGTCCAGCGATCAGGGACTGGCACTGGCGCGCCCGGTTGCCGAAGCTGTTGCCCACGATCTGGGCTGGTCCGAAGCGCGTATCGATAACGAGGTGCAGGCCTACGAGCGCCATCTGAAAACTGCTCGTCGCCGACCCGGTTCGCTTTCAATGTGA
- a CDS encoding putative 2-aminoethylphosphonate ABC transporter substrate-binding protein: protein MLKKLIKKTSLAACVAGVSLLAMSHSVLAVDLTVYTAVEAEDLTRYAETFNKDHPDINIKWVRDSTGIVTAKLLAEKNNPQADVVWGLAATSLLLLKSEGMLEPYKPKGVEKLDKKFVDKGAVPSWVGMDAWVAAVCYNTVEAAKHNLEPPKTWTDLLKPMYKGHLIMPNPNSSGTGFLDVSSWLQMFGKEQGGWDYMDRLHKNIARYTHSGSKPCKLAAAGEIPIGISFAFRGAKSKAQGAPIEIIVPAEGVGWDMEATAIIAGTDKLEAAKTLVDWSITRKANEMYNTGYAVVAMPGVAKPVEHFPTNLLEKMIPNDFEFAANNRKAILAKWLERYDTKSEAK from the coding sequence ATGCTAAAAAAATTGATCAAGAAAACTTCACTCGCTGCTTGTGTGGCGGGTGTTTCGTTGCTGGCGATGAGTCACTCGGTACTCGCGGTCGATCTGACAGTCTACACGGCAGTCGAGGCAGAAGATCTGACGCGCTATGCCGAGACTTTTAATAAGGATCACCCGGATATCAATATTAAATGGGTTCGGGATTCGACCGGTATCGTCACCGCCAAGTTGCTCGCGGAGAAAAACAATCCACAGGCCGATGTGGTCTGGGGCCTGGCTGCGACCTCATTGTTGCTACTGAAGAGCGAAGGCATGCTCGAACCTTACAAACCCAAGGGTGTTGAAAAGCTGGATAAAAAGTTTGTTGACAAGGGAGCAGTGCCATCGTGGGTCGGAATGGACGCCTGGGTGGCGGCGGTTTGTTACAACACCGTGGAGGCGGCCAAGCATAATCTGGAGCCGCCGAAAACCTGGACCGACCTGCTCAAACCGATGTACAAGGGGCACCTGATCATGCCGAACCCAAACTCCTCGGGCACCGGATTCCTCGACGTATCCAGCTGGCTGCAAATGTTCGGCAAGGAACAGGGTGGTTGGGATTACATGGATCGTTTACACAAGAATATCGCGCGCTACACCCATTCCGGCTCCAAGCCCTGCAAGCTAGCCGCCGCTGGCGAAATTCCAATCGGAATTTCCTTCGCTTTCCGCGGTGCCAAGTCCAAGGCCCAGGGTGCACCGATCGAAATCATCGTACCTGCCGAGGGCGTAGGCTGGGACATGGAAGCAACCGCGATCATCGCTGGAACCGATAAACTCGAGGCTGCGAAGACCCTGGTCGACTGGTCAATCACGCGCAAGGCTAATGAAATGTACAACACCGGTTACGCCGTGGTTGCCATGCCGGGTGTTGCCAAACCTGTTGAACATTTTCCGACCAACCTACTGGAAAAAATGATCCCCAACGATTTTGAATTCGCCGCGAACAATCGCAAGGCTATTCTGGCCAAGTGGCTGGAACGCTACGATACAAAATCCGAGGCCAAGTAA
- a CDS encoding 2-aminoethylphosphonate--pyruvate transaminase yields the protein MTDDTTKPAASTASGDPFLLTPGPLTTSLTVKQAMLHDYGSRDATFIDLNARILERLVDIVHGQGTHVSVPLQGSGTFVVEAMIGNFVPADGKLLVLINGAYGKRIAKICDYYKRDYEVQESPEDVPVDTAELDATLDANPDISHVVVVHCETTSGILNPIRQVSEIVARHQRSLLIDSMSAFGALPLDAREIEFDAVVASSNKCLEGAPGMGFCVARESALEKTEGNSPSLVLDLYDQWRAMQKNRQWRFTPPTHVLLAFDQALNEYEAEGGVAGRGGRYRENCDLLVSSMRDMGFKTLLPDELQAPIIITFHMPTNPEFDFNAFYDGLKDQGYVIYPGKLTVADSFRMGCIGRLGTKEIRGALKAVAGMLQQFGIERISNST from the coding sequence ATGACCGACGACACTACCAAACCGGCCGCCAGCACCGCGAGCGGCGATCCCTTCCTGCTGACCCCGGGTCCGCTGACGACATCGCTGACGGTCAAGCAGGCGATGTTGCACGATTACGGTTCGCGCGACGCGACTTTTATCGACCTGAACGCGCGCATCCTCGAACGCCTGGTGGACATCGTCCACGGGCAGGGCACCCATGTCAGCGTACCGTTACAGGGCAGTGGCACTTTTGTCGTCGAAGCGATGATCGGCAATTTCGTGCCCGCCGATGGCAAACTGCTGGTCTTGATCAACGGCGCCTATGGCAAACGCATTGCGAAGATCTGCGACTATTACAAGCGGGACTACGAGGTGCAGGAGTCGCCGGAGGATGTGCCGGTCGATACCGCCGAGCTCGATGCGACGCTCGACGCCAACCCGGACATCAGTCACGTGGTCGTGGTGCATTGCGAAACCACGTCGGGAATCCTGAATCCGATCAGGCAGGTTTCCGAGATCGTGGCACGGCATCAACGCAGCCTGTTGATCGATTCGATGAGCGCGTTCGGTGCATTGCCGCTCGATGCACGCGAAATCGAGTTCGATGCCGTGGTTGCGTCGAGCAACAAGTGCCTCGAGGGTGCGCCGGGGATGGGTTTCTGTGTCGCCCGCGAAAGCGCACTCGAAAAGACCGAGGGTAATTCACCATCGCTGGTGCTGGACCTGTACGATCAATGGCGCGCGATGCAGAAAAATCGCCAGTGGCGTTTCACGCCACCGACCCACGTATTGCTCGCCTTCGACCAGGCACTCAACGAGTACGAGGCCGAAGGTGGTGTGGCTGGCAGGGGTGGCCGCTACCGCGAGAATTGCGATCTGCTGGTCAGCAGCATGCGCGACATGGGCTTTAAAACCCTGCTACCCGATGAGCTGCAGGCACCGATCATCATCACCTTCCATATGCCGACGAATCCCGAGTTCGATTTCAATGCTTTTTATGATGGGCTCAAGGACCAGGGATATGTAATATACCCGGGAAAACTGACCGTGGCCGACAGCTTCCGTATGGGCTGCATCGGTCGCCTCGGTACCAAAGAGATTCGTGGCGCCCTGAAGGCAGTTGCCGGTATGCTGCAGCAGTTTGGTATCGAACGGATAAGCAACTCGACATAA
- a CDS encoding putative 2-aminoethylphosphonate ABC transporter ATP-binding protein: MTEQTGADAKPGVYLQIDRLTKKFGDFVALDSVSLEVYEGEFICFLGPSGCGKTTLLRAIAGLDIQTSGTVRQGDVDISALPPFERDFGIVFQSYALFPNLTAERNIAFGLENQKLDKSAIAKRVTELLELVGLPDQGPKYPAQLSGGQQQRIALARALATSPGLLLLDEPLSALDAKVRGHLRHEMKTLQRRLGVTTVMVTHDQEEALTMADRIVVMNQGVIEQVGTPTEIYREPDTLFVADFIGAMNQVKGRVNGDNSVSIGELSFKSRSHGLSREAPVVAAIRPEDIVPQGIGDYSSDESADNSLEVEIEDMEFLGSFWRVSLKNSALGGANLIADLSINATRRLEADTGSTIRVKLPADRLWIFPPAGSA, from the coding sequence ATGACAGAACAGACCGGGGCTGACGCTAAGCCAGGGGTTTATCTCCAGATAGACCGGCTTACCAAGAAATTCGGCGATTTCGTTGCACTCGACAGTGTCTCGCTCGAGGTTTACGAGGGCGAATTCATATGCTTTCTCGGGCCCTCTGGCTGTGGCAAAACCACATTACTGCGTGCCATCGCGGGCCTCGATATCCAGACTTCGGGTACGGTACGCCAGGGCGATGTGGATATCTCGGCGCTACCGCCCTTCGAACGCGATTTCGGCATCGTGTTTCAGTCCTACGCACTGTTTCCGAACCTGACCGCCGAGCGCAACATCGCTTTCGGACTGGAGAATCAAAAGCTCGATAAATCGGCCATCGCGAAACGCGTCACCGAACTGCTGGAACTCGTAGGGTTACCCGATCAGGGTCCCAAATATCCGGCGCAATTATCGGGTGGGCAACAACAACGCATTGCACTGGCGCGCGCGCTGGCCACCTCCCCGGGACTGTTATTGCTGGACGAACCGCTGTCCGCACTCGACGCCAAGGTACGCGGTCACCTGCGCCACGAGATGAAAACCCTGCAGCGGCGCCTCGGCGTCACCACGGTTATGGTAACCCACGACCAGGAAGAGGCGCTGACCATGGCGGATCGCATCGTCGTCATGAATCAGGGTGTCATCGAACAGGTCGGCACACCGACTGAAATCTACCGCGAACCCGACACCCTTTTCGTCGCCGACTTCATCGGCGCGATGAACCAGGTCAAGGGACGCGTCAATGGCGATAACAGTGTTTCCATCGGTGAATTGAGTTTCAAATCGCGCAGTCACGGGCTTAGTCGCGAAGCCCCGGTAGTGGCGGCTATCCGCCCGGAGGACATCGTGCCACAGGGAATCGGGGATTATTCCAGTGATGAAAGTGCGGACAATAGCCTCGAAGTGGAGATCGAGGATATGGAGTTTCTCGGCTCCTTCTGGCGCGTTTCATTGAAGAACAGCGCGCTCGGGGGTGCGAACCTGATTGCGGACCTGTCGATCAACGCGACACGCAGACTTGAGGCCGATACGGGTTCGACGATTCGCGTGAAACTACCGGCGGACAGACTCTGGATTTTCCCGCCCGCGGGAAGCGCTTAA